The stretch of DNA GCAGCGTGCGGAGTTATGGGCCACCGTGCTCGCCAATCAAATCGCCATCAACCCCTCGAAAAAGACGCTGGAATTGCACAGCCGTGTGATTTCCTTCGGGCAAGAGCACGAGCGGCAGATTCGCCAAATTCGGATTTACAGCGCAACCGGACGTGAGGTCGTCAGCCTCGTGGCTGACGAACCGGAAACCCTGGCGCAAAATGATCTGAACAGTTTGCACCGTGGCGCTTCGCTGGCGCGTCCAAAAGAGAATGAGGCGGCGGGTGAACCGCTAATCTATGCCGCCGCGCCCATCTTCAATGAAGACCGCTTTGAAGGCGTCGTCACGCTGACGGCGCGGCGTGACCAATTCTCGTCGTTGGCGCGCCGTTTGATTACGTTGACGCTGGCCTTGCTGGCGCTGGCGCTGCTTTCGATCACGGCGCTGCTTTACTTTCTGTTCAGCCAGGTGCTCTATCGCCCGGTGGAAAGTTTGTTGTCGGCCATGACCGAAGCGCGCACAGGCCGCCTGGAGGCCGTCGCCCCCGTGCACGCACACGATGAATTTGGACAGTTGGCCGTCTCGTTCAATCATTTGCTGGCCCAGTTGCGCGCGATGACGGCGGAGCGCGAGGCCTATCAGAAACAGTTGGAAGAGCGCGTGCACGACGCCACCACCGAGTTGGCCGAACGCAACACGCAGCTCGAAGAAGCCAACGCCGCGTTGTTTGAAATCCAGCGCGAACTGACCAAATTCGAGCGTCTGGCCGCGGCCGGACAGATGGCCGCGCAATTCGCCCACGAAGTCGGCACGCCGCTCAATCTGATTTCGGGCCACGTGCAATTGCTGGCCGCGCGCAAGGGCGACGCCAAAACGGCGGAGCGGTTGGAACTGATCGGTTCGCAAATCGCGCGCATCGAGCGCATTGTGCGCAATATGCTCGACGCCACGCGCCGCCCACAGCCACAGTTCGAAGCGCTTGATCTCAATGCCTTGCTGACTCGCATTTTTGAAATCACCGCGCCGACCCTGGCCGCGCATCAGGTTGAATTGCAGACCGAACTCGCTGAAACGTTGCCGTTCGTGCAGGCTGACAACGAACAGTTGCAGCAGGTTTTCATCAATCTGATCAACAATGCGCTCGATGCGATGCCGCAAGGCGGAGAGCTGTGCTTTCGCACCGCCGTGGTTGATGACTTTGCGCTGGTCAGTTGCCGTGATTCGGGCGAGGGCATTCGCGCCGAGATCAAAGCGCGCGTCTTCGATCCGCTCTTCACGACCAAATTGCGCGGGCTTGGCACCGGCTTGGGTTTGGCCGTCGCGCAACAAATCGTGCGCGAACACGGCGGCGAAATCACCGTGGAAAGCGAACTGGGACAAGGCGCGGAATTTCAGTTGCGCCTGCCGTTGGCGGGCATCGAGAATTTAGCTACGCACGAAGCCCAAGAGCATGGAGTTCAGCCTTTAGGCTGTCTGGGCGCGCTGCCGCGCGCTGAACAAGCTAACGCTTGAACTCCATGCTCTTGGGCCGTGTGGCGTGAATTGGCGCAAAGCGGCCTATGACAGATAACAAAACAATTCTAGTGATTGACGACGATCCCGACACGTGCAACTTCCTGCGCGAGATTTTCGAAGAGGAAGGCTGGCAGGTGCGGACGGCCTCCAATGCCAATGCCGCGCTGGCGGCGGTGCAGGCAGAACCGTTTGCGCTCATCGTCAGCGACATCAATCTGAACGAAGAACTCAACGGGCTGGCGTTGCTCAAGCATTTCCGCCAACTCGCGCCCGAGACGCAGGTGATTCTCGTCAGCGGTTTCGGCACGCTCGAAACCGCCATCGAAGCCGTGCGCGAGGGGCGCCTTCGATTTCATCAGCAAGCCGTTCAACGTGCAGGAAATCGTGGCGATGGCGCGGCGCGCGCTCTCGCTGACCCGCGCCGAACAACGCGCCGAAACCGCAGCCTTGCAGGAACTGTCGGTGCGTTACGCCACCTCGGGGCTGGTCGGCCACAGCCGCCAGATGATTGAGTTGTATATGGAAATCGCGCGCGTGGCGGCCTATCGCTCGACCGTGCTCATCATCGGCGAATCGGGCACGGGTAAGGAACTGGTCGCGCGCGCCATCCACGCGCACAGCCCGCGTGTGACGCAGCCGTTCGTCGCCGTCAATTGCGGCGCGCTCACCGAAACGCTGCTCGAAGCCGAACTCTTCGGCCACACCAAAGGCAGCTTCACGGGCGCAATCGCCGACAAGAAAGGGTTGTTTGAAGAAGCCGAGGGCGGCACCTTGTTTCTGGATGAAATCGGCGAGACCTCGCCCGCCTTGCAGGTCAAGCTGTTGCGCGCCTTGCAGGAAAGCGAAATCCGCCGCGTCGGTTCGAGCAAACCCGTCACGGTGGACGTGCGCGTCGTGGCCGCCACCAATCGCAAGCTGGAAGATGAAGTCAAAGCGGGCCGCTTTCGCGAAGATTTGTATTACCGGCTCAGCGTTATCACATTGCGTGTTCCCCCCTTGCGCGAACGGCGCGAAGACATTCCGCTGCTCGCGCATCACTTCCTGCAACGGGCCTGCCAGGAGACGGGCAAGCGCGTGACGCTGGCCGAAGGCGCACTCGAAACCTTGCGCCATTACGCCTGGGTCGGCAACGTGCGCGAGTTAGAGAACACCATCGAACACGCCGTGTTACACGCGCGTGGCGCGTTGATTACGCCGGATGATTTGCCCGCCCGTGTGCGTGGCCAGGACGTGCAAGCGCAACCACAGCCGGTGACCGAGGCGCAATTCTTTGCCGACCTGCCTGCGCTGGAAGAATTGGAGCGGCGCTATTTGATTTACGTGCTCGACGCCGTTGCGGGCAATCGCACCCGGGCCGCCGAGGTCTTGCAGATTGACCGACGCACGCTTTATCGCATGGCGGAACGCTTCAAACTCAAACTGGACGAATAACCTGGGTACGCACCGCTTCCAGCGTGCGGGCTTGGCTACAGACGAATCAGTGCCGGAGGGTTTCCTTTCAGCATCCGTCCGCCAATTGCCAAGCCTGCACGCTGGAAGCGGTGCGTACCCAGGGATAAAGACTATGATTCTGCGCGAACGAATTCTCGAACAATTGACCGCCAAGAAAACCAGCCTGCTGGCCTTTGAAGACGAGTTTCAGCAGGAGGCCGAAACCTATGCCGCCGCGCTGGAACAGTTCTGCCAATTGTCGCTGGCGGAATTGGAAAGCCGGCTGAGCGCGCACGAATGCCCCGGCGCTTTGCCGACGCCCGAGTTTGGCAGCGTGCCGCAGATGTGCCTGGACTTCGCGCCGCAATTCAACCATCACGCCGACGCGCGCGCCTGGGCCAGCGCAATGTTGCTGGGCCACACCACGGTCGCCGCCGATGGCAGCCAGATTTTGCCGAATGATGAAATGAGCATCCCGGTCGCGGCGGTGCAGGTGGCCTGGTTCAGCAATGCGCACACGCGCGCGGGGCGTTATGTCAAAGACTTGGTGTTTGAATTGTTGCCGCCCGAAGACTTGTTGATCGAATTGCGCGGTGAGCGCCAGTTTTCCGAACAGGCGGTCAGCGTGCGGCGCTTTCGGTTGGAGGTCAAAACACTTTGCGAGCAGATGTGCGCGCTGGCTGCCGATGAAACGCAGCGGGCGCAATTGCCGCTGGTGCTCTTTGACAGTTCCCTCGTGATTTCGTTTGCCGAACAGTTGCACGAAGAGTTGGGGCAGCAATACATCAGCGCGGTACTCGAACTGTTGCGCTGTTCGGAACAGACGCGCGTGCCCGTGGTGGGTTATGTGGATTCCAGCCGCGCGCACGATCTGACGAAACTGCTTTCCATCTGCTTCAACCTGCGCGAAGCCGAGCGCGTGCACGATGCGCAGTTGTTGAGCGCGCGTATGAACTGGGGCGCTCGCTCGCCGTTTTTCATTTGCGCGCGGGGCAGTTCGCGCAGCAATCAGCCAAGCGTGTTGGAAGGGTTTGCCGAATATCGGCGCGGCATCGGGTTTGTTTATCTGAAGACCAACGCGCA from Acidobacteriota bacterium encodes:
- a CDS encoding HAMP domain-containing protein — encoded protein: MENLKLYTRTTLLTSAVMTAVLVVVAFFFITKARAIERQEQEQRAELWATVLANQIAINPSKKTLELHSRVISFGQEHERQIRQIRIYSATGREVVSLVADEPETLAQNDLNSLHRGASLARPKENEAAGEPLIYAAAPIFNEDRFEGVVTLTARRDQFSSLARRLITLTLALLALALLSITALLYFLFSQVLYRPVESLLSAMTEARTGRLEAVAPVHAHDEFGQLAVSFNHLLAQLRAMTAEREAYQKQLEERVHDATTELAERNTQLEEANAALFEIQRELTKFERLAAAGQMAAQFAHEVGTPLNLISGHVQLLAARKGDAKTAERLELIGSQIARIERIVRNMLDATRRPQPQFEALDLNALLTRIFEITAPTLAAHQVELQTELAETLPFVQADNEQLQQVFINLINNALDAMPQGGELCFRTAVVDDFALVSCRDSGEGIRAEIKARVFDPLFTTKLRGLGTGLGLAVAQQIVREHGGEITVESELGQGAEFQLRLPLAGIENLATHEAQEHGVQPLGCLGALPRAEQANA
- a CDS encoding sigma-54-dependent Fis family transcriptional regulator codes for the protein MARRALSLTRAEQRAETAALQELSVRYATSGLVGHSRQMIELYMEIARVAAYRSTVLIIGESGTGKELVARAIHAHSPRVTQPFVAVNCGALTETLLEAELFGHTKGSFTGAIADKKGLFEEAEGGTLFLDEIGETSPALQVKLLRALQESEIRRVGSSKPVTVDVRVVAATNRKLEDEVKAGRFREDLYYRLSVITLRVPPLRERREDIPLLAHHFLQRACQETGKRVTLAEGALETLRHYAWVGNVRELENTIEHAVLHARGALITPDDLPARVRGQDVQAQPQPVTEAQFFADLPALEELERRYLIYVLDAVAGNRTRAAEVLQIDRRTLYRMAERFKLKLDE
- a CDS encoding DNA double-strand break repair nuclease NurA, translating into MILRERILEQLTAKKTSLLAFEDEFQQEAETYAAALEQFCQLSLAELESRLSAHECPGALPTPEFGSVPQMCLDFAPQFNHHADARAWASAMLLGHTTVAADGSQILPNDEMSIPVAAVQVAWFSNAHTRAGRYVKDLVFELLPPEDLLIELRGERQFSEQAVSVRRFRLEVKTLCEQMCALAADETQRAQLPLVLFDSSLVISFAEQLHEELGQQYISAVLELLRCSEQTRVPVVGYVDSSRAHDLTKLLSICFNLREAERVHDAQLLSARMNWGARSPFFICARGSSRSNQPSVLEGFAEYRRGIGFVYLKTNAQAPPARLEIPRWVYEQGLLDEVVDLVRAEVIVGNGYPYALETADAAAVLSGSDREAFYRIFQRFAEEQGIKLRISPKAASKARRR